The following proteins are encoded in a genomic region of Lactiplantibacillus plantarum:
- a CDS encoding ABC transporter ATP-binding protein translates to MTNSSAPLLSLKNIVTKVNSGTPNEVKILRGLNLDVYDGDFITVLGSNGAGKSTLFNTISGELPVDSGTIQLRDQDITRLSVEKRTAFLARVFQDPKMGTAPRMTVAENLLLASQRGKRRTLKLRQLKKHLPHFQALTETMDGNGLSARLNTATENLSGGQRQALSFLMATEQRPDLLLLDEHTAALDPKTSAQLMTQTNQRVTEEKLTCLMITHHLDDALRYGNRLIVLDQGQIKYDVRDEEKAQLTKEKLLSFFDIIE, encoded by the coding sequence ATGACGAACAGTAGTGCCCCATTATTATCATTAAAAAATATCGTGACCAAAGTTAATTCGGGAACCCCGAATGAGGTCAAAATTTTGCGGGGCCTGAACTTAGACGTCTATGATGGTGATTTTATTACCGTACTTGGTTCAAATGGTGCTGGTAAGTCGACCCTCTTCAACACGATCAGTGGCGAGTTACCGGTTGATAGTGGCACCATCCAGTTACGTGACCAGGACATCACCCGACTATCCGTTGAAAAGCGGACCGCTTTCCTGGCGCGCGTTTTCCAAGACCCCAAGATGGGCACCGCACCCCGGATGACCGTTGCCGAAAACTTACTGCTTGCCAGCCAACGTGGTAAGCGACGTACGTTAAAATTACGCCAATTGAAAAAGCACCTGCCCCACTTTCAAGCCTTAACGGAAACGATGGATGGCAACGGTCTTTCAGCTCGGCTCAACACGGCAACAGAAAATTTATCTGGGGGGCAGCGCCAGGCTCTGAGCTTTTTAATGGCTACCGAGCAGCGCCCTGATCTCTTGTTACTAGATGAACACACAGCCGCACTCGATCCTAAGACCAGCGCTCAACTAATGACACAAACGAATCAACGGGTCACGGAGGAAAAGTTAACGTGTCTGATGATCACCCACCATTTAGACGATGCGCTTCGCTATGGTAATCGCCTGATTGTCCTTGATCAGGGCCAGATTAAGTATGATGTTCGTGATGAGGAAAAAGCCCAATTGACCAAAGAAAAGTTGCTAAGTTTCTTCGATATTATTGAATAA
- a CDS encoding ABC transporter permease — protein sequence MSMIVSSIGQGLLWATLGVALFLTFRILDFPDMTVEGTFPLGAATAVMAISHGMGPVTASLLAFVAGAITGLVTGLLYTKGKVPILLAGILVMTACLSINLRIMGGSSNVSLLGKQTIFSNHFLESLPKYFDSVFVGLVVISIITVLLIVFLQTNLGQAFIVTGDNREMARSIGINTDNMTIMGLMVSNGIIGLGGALIAQNNGYADVSMGIGIIVIALASIIIGEVVFGELTLNQRLVAVTLGSILYQFVRLLVLQLGFNTNDMNLLSALILAICLMLPQFSKVLHLNHVLKKGVARYDEQ from the coding sequence ATGAGTATGATCGTATCGAGTATCGGCCAAGGCCTCTTGTGGGCAACCTTAGGCGTCGCATTATTTTTGACATTTCGAATTCTTGATTTTCCTGATATGACCGTCGAAGGGACGTTTCCACTCGGTGCGGCCACTGCTGTCATGGCGATTAGCCATGGAATGGGCCCCGTTACCGCTTCCCTGTTAGCCTTCGTTGCGGGCGCGATTACCGGCCTGGTCACCGGTCTACTTTATACCAAGGGTAAAGTGCCCATTCTCTTAGCCGGGATTCTAGTGATGACCGCGTGCTTATCAATCAATTTGCGCATTATGGGCGGCAGTTCCAACGTTTCATTGCTAGGCAAACAAACTATTTTTTCTAATCACTTTTTGGAATCACTGCCTAAATATTTTGACAGCGTCTTTGTTGGCCTAGTAGTGATCAGTATCATTACCGTGCTTCTGATTGTCTTCTTGCAAACTAACCTCGGCCAAGCCTTCATTGTCACTGGTGACAATCGTGAAATGGCACGTTCAATTGGTATTAACACCGATAACATGACCATCATGGGATTGATGGTCTCTAACGGTATCATTGGCCTGGGCGGCGCATTAATTGCGCAAAATAACGGTTATGCCGATGTCAGCATGGGAATCGGAATCATCGTAATTGCGCTAGCCTCGATCATCATCGGTGAAGTTGTCTTTGGTGAATTAACGTTGAATCAACGACTCGTTGCGGTTACCCTCGGCAGTATTTTGTATCAGTTCGTGCGCCTGTTAGTCCTCCAACTGGGCTTCAACACCAACGACATGAACCTGTTATCCGCATTAATTCTGGCAATCTGCTTAATGTTACCGCAATTCAGTAAAGTTCTACATCTTAATCACGTTTTAAAGAAGGGAGTGGCCCGTTATGACGAACAGTAG
- the trpX gene encoding tryptophan ABC transporter substrate-binding protein, whose protein sequence is MIAFISALIVFLGVAFVMTGKTTATKTTSTKKVPTVGILQLQTHPALDAIHRGVVAGLKEYGYVDGKTVKIDYQNAQGDQSNLKTMSQKFMNENAALTVGIATPAAQALASAANKQTPVMLAGITDPSGSGLIKSDQHPGANITGTSGESPLKSHLDLLRKLVPSAKTIGIIYTTSDHGGEYNAKKFARICKQEGVKYKLYTISNTNDMQQVAETMAANVDAVYAPQDNGVASAMKTLVSVTNKAKVPVIPAVDTMVKAGGLATLSVDQYQLGKLTGEMAAQVLKGKATSDYPIKVITKGKMTINLSEAKKLGIKFPASVLKEAKAKGVIYK, encoded by the coding sequence ATGATTGCATTCATTAGTGCCTTGATCGTCTTTCTGGGAGTGGCCTTTGTCATGACAGGCAAAACCACCGCCACGAAGACGACCAGTACAAAGAAAGTGCCGACGGTCGGCATTCTTCAACTCCAGACCCACCCCGCACTCGACGCGATTCATCGTGGCGTGGTCGCTGGTCTAAAGGAATATGGTTATGTCGATGGCAAGACGGTCAAAATCGACTATCAAAATGCCCAGGGCGATCAAAGTAACTTGAAAACCATGAGCCAAAAATTCATGAACGAAAACGCCGCGTTAACAGTCGGAATTGCCACCCCCGCCGCGCAGGCCCTCGCTTCTGCGGCTAACAAGCAAACCCCTGTTATGTTAGCAGGTATTACTGATCCATCGGGTAGCGGCCTAATTAAAAGCGACCAACATCCCGGTGCCAATATTACGGGGACTTCTGGTGAATCTCCATTGAAATCCCACTTAGACTTGTTGCGGAAGCTCGTTCCCAGCGCTAAAACAATCGGAATTATTTACACCACTTCAGATCATGGTGGTGAATATAACGCCAAAAAGTTTGCACGGATTTGTAAACAAGAAGGTGTGAAATACAAGTTATATACTATCTCTAACACCAACGATATGCAGCAAGTGGCTGAAACCATGGCCGCCAATGTCGACGCCGTTTATGCGCCGCAAGATAATGGCGTCGCAAGTGCCATGAAAACGCTAGTCTCCGTTACAAATAAGGCTAAGGTACCAGTCATTCCAGCCGTTGATACGATGGTTAAAGCGGGCGGGCTCGCAACCTTATCCGTTGACCAATATCAACTTGGTAAACTAACTGGTGAAATGGCAGCCCAAGTTTTAAAGGGCAAAGCAACTAGCGACTACCCAATCAAAGTCATCACTAAGGGTAAGATGACCATCAATTTAAGTGAAGCTAAAAAGCTCGGCATCAAGTTCCCAGCAAGTGTCCTTAAAGAAGCCAAAGCGAAAGGGGTTATTTACAAATGA
- a CDS encoding homoserine O-acetyltransferase/O-succinyltransferase family protein has protein sequence MTVTANNGLLAARGEWANATCQESHQAQQILILNLMPTKVTTERQFLKRFAAGNTDVAVTFMYPASHHFKSLPQAVVAAHYVTLADIQDQYFDGLIVTGAPVETLPFEAVDYWNELLTIIDWSRQHVSQTLFECWAAQAGLYAQFGIAKRDVAHKIFGIYSATSTDVKSPLISGLNAGGLLKMPQSRHTALVMPERLPAGLQVVADNPKVGPLVLSAPKLHAVYVTGHPEYERRTLADEYLRDRRKHLPIQLPEHYFATEQLTTVDYSWQTSSNQLYQNWLATLNLTKVGY, from the coding sequence ATGACAGTCACAGCAAATAATGGATTATTAGCGGCCCGTGGAGAATGGGCGAACGCAACGTGTCAAGAAAGTCATCAGGCACAACAGATTTTAATTTTAAACTTGATGCCGACTAAGGTAACGACGGAGCGGCAGTTCCTAAAGCGTTTTGCAGCCGGTAACACAGATGTGGCTGTGACGTTTATGTATCCCGCTAGTCACCATTTCAAGAGCCTGCCACAAGCAGTGGTCGCGGCACATTACGTGACGTTGGCTGATATTCAAGATCAGTATTTTGATGGCTTGATCGTCACCGGCGCGCCAGTTGAGACGTTACCGTTTGAAGCAGTCGATTACTGGAACGAATTGTTAACAATCATTGATTGGTCACGACAGCACGTTAGCCAGACTTTATTTGAATGCTGGGCAGCACAAGCAGGGCTATACGCACAGTTTGGAATCGCAAAGCGTGACGTTGCTCACAAGATATTCGGTATTTATAGTGCGACTAGTACTGATGTTAAGTCACCGCTGATTAGCGGACTGAATGCTGGAGGCTTACTAAAAATGCCACAGTCACGGCATACAGCACTAGTGATGCCGGAACGCTTACCCGCTGGATTGCAGGTTGTCGCTGACAATCCGAAGGTGGGACCGCTCGTCTTATCTGCCCCCAAGCTGCACGCGGTCTATGTGACCGGTCATCCTGAATACGAACGCCGCACACTTGCCGATGAATATTTGCGCGACCGACGTAAGCACTTGCCGATTCAGTTACCTGAACATTACTTTGCTACTGAACAATTAACAACAGTTGATTATAGTTGGCAAACTTCAAGCAATCAACTGTATCAAAACTGGTTAGCAACTTTGAATTTAACGAAAGTAGGTTATTAA
- a CDS encoding O-acetylhomoserine aminocarboxypropyltransferase/cysteine synthase family protein — MTTTNPENYHFETLQVHAGQTVDETGARAVPIYQTTSYVFKDAKQAAGRFALTDAGNIYTRLTNPTTDVVDKRVAALEHGTAGVTLATGSAAITAAILNIAQQGDEIVAANTLYGGTYDLFSVTLKKLGITTHFVDPDEPANFETAINDHTKALYVESIGNPGINLVDFEAIGKIAHDHGIIFIVDNTFGTPYLVRPLEHGADVVVHSATKFIGGHGTTMGGVIVEGGQFDWRASGKYPDFTTPDPQYNGLVFADLGGAAFTTKVRAETLRDTGATISPFNSFLLLQGLESLSLRVERHVTNTRKIVAFLKAHPKVAWINYPELEDSPYHDLATKYFPNGVGSIFTLGLTGGEAAGKALIEHLQLFSLLANVADAKSLIIHPASTTHAQLNEQELLAAGVTPDLIRISVGVENADDLIADLDQALAQV; from the coding sequence ATGACAACAACGAATCCTGAAAATTATCACTTTGAAACGTTACAAGTCCATGCGGGCCAGACGGTTGATGAAACGGGCGCACGGGCCGTGCCAATCTATCAAACGACTTCATACGTCTTTAAGGATGCCAAGCAAGCCGCGGGTCGCTTTGCCCTGACTGATGCCGGCAATATTTATACACGACTGACGAACCCAACGACGGACGTGGTCGACAAACGAGTGGCCGCCTTGGAGCACGGGACGGCTGGGGTAACGCTCGCAACGGGTTCTGCTGCGATAACCGCGGCAATTTTAAACATTGCGCAACAGGGGGATGAAATTGTGGCGGCCAACACCTTGTATGGTGGGACCTATGACCTGTTTAGCGTGACGTTAAAGAAGTTGGGCATCACAACGCACTTTGTTGATCCTGACGAACCGGCAAATTTTGAGACGGCAATTAACGATCATACTAAGGCCTTGTACGTTGAAAGTATCGGTAATCCTGGCATTAACTTAGTTGATTTTGAAGCCATTGGAAAAATCGCTCATGATCATGGCATTATTTTTATTGTTGATAATACCTTTGGGACACCATACCTAGTTCGGCCACTTGAACATGGGGCCGACGTGGTCGTACATTCAGCAACTAAGTTTATCGGTGGTCACGGGACGACCATGGGTGGCGTTATTGTTGAAGGCGGCCAATTTGACTGGCGTGCGAGTGGCAAGTATCCAGATTTCACAACGCCAGATCCGCAATATAACGGCCTCGTTTTTGCCGATTTGGGCGGGGCAGCCTTTACGACTAAGGTCCGGGCGGAAACGCTGCGAGATACCGGTGCAACTATCAGTCCCTTTAATTCCTTCTTGTTGTTGCAAGGTCTAGAATCCTTGTCATTGCGAGTAGAACGACACGTGACCAATACACGCAAGATTGTTGCCTTCTTAAAAGCACATCCAAAAGTTGCCTGGATCAATTATCCAGAACTGGAAGATAGCCCGTACCATGACTTAGCAACTAAGTACTTCCCGAATGGGGTTGGTTCGATCTTCACCCTGGGCTTGACTGGTGGCGAGGCTGCTGGTAAGGCATTAATTGAACATCTACAACTCTTTTCATTGTTAGCAAACGTCGCTGATGCTAAATCATTAATTATCCATCCCGCTTCCACCACGCATGCGCAATTAAATGAACAGGAATTGTTAGCAGCTGGTGTAACGCCTGACTTGATTCGAATTTCAGTAGGTGTCGAAAATGCCGATGATTTAATTGCTGATTTGGATCAAGCATTGGCACAGGTTTAA
- a CDS encoding homoserine dehydrogenase: MTTTIEVGMLGLGTVGSGVVERLTRSAAKIEQTQGIRLHLAAVAVNHLNAPRTVQLPIGTRLTDSLTNVVCDRKIQLVIEVMGTVAIAKKAIVAALNQGKAVVTANKDLIATAGPELAALAKKQGCDLFYEASVAGGIPILRTLTDSYVTDNVQAVSGIINGTANYMLSAMATGQSYEQALATAQAAGYAEADPTNDVAGIDAAYKLMILSRFAFGQELSLPQIAPTGITHLSASVCRLAAENGWQIKLLAQIQRHGSGLYCRVAPVAVPVDQPLSQINGVQNAVAVQSEAIGTSLYTGPGAGSTATANSVLNDVLVAAKHLINGYRMIRNQKRSVSLTVTRFDQLPQTYLGIGPVAPEAVKYYANEADFSVKTIADDCYQITGLSAVKRKKLRANLPLTLIPIAGTTDWKQVTENSITSPINVAI, from the coding sequence ATGACAACGACAATTGAAGTGGGCATGTTAGGGTTAGGAACTGTGGGTAGTGGGGTGGTTGAACGGTTGACCCGCTCGGCTGCCAAAATTGAACAAACGCAGGGTATTCGGTTGCACCTAGCAGCAGTTGCCGTTAATCATTTGAACGCGCCTCGGACTGTTCAGTTACCGATTGGGACGCGCTTGACCGATTCATTAACGAACGTTGTTTGTGACCGAAAAATCCAACTAGTCATTGAAGTCATGGGGACGGTCGCAATTGCTAAAAAGGCCATTGTGGCAGCACTTAATCAGGGTAAGGCTGTCGTGACCGCTAATAAAGACTTAATTGCAACGGCGGGACCTGAATTGGCTGCGTTAGCCAAAAAACAGGGCTGTGATTTATTTTACGAGGCTAGTGTTGCGGGGGGGATTCCGATCTTGCGGACATTAACAGATAGTTACGTGACGGACAATGTGCAGGCGGTCAGCGGAATCATCAACGGGACGGCTAATTATATGCTAAGTGCAATGGCAACCGGGCAATCGTACGAACAAGCTTTAGCTACTGCACAAGCAGCCGGGTACGCCGAAGCTGATCCGACTAATGATGTTGCGGGCATTGATGCGGCATACAAATTGATGATCCTCAGTCGCTTTGCTTTTGGGCAAGAGTTGAGCCTGCCGCAGATTGCACCCACGGGAATCACGCATTTAAGCGCTTCGGTTTGTCGATTAGCAGCTGAAAATGGCTGGCAGATTAAATTGCTCGCGCAGATTCAGCGACACGGATCTGGTTTGTATTGTCGTGTGGCGCCAGTGGCCGTGCCGGTTGATCAACCCCTGAGTCAGATCAATGGGGTCCAAAACGCTGTAGCTGTTCAAAGTGAAGCCATTGGTACCAGCTTGTATACCGGACCGGGTGCGGGAAGTACGGCGACGGCTAATAGTGTTCTAAATGACGTCTTAGTAGCGGCCAAGCACCTTATCAATGGTTATCGAATGATTCGTAACCAGAAAAGAAGTGTCTCGTTAACGGTCACTCGATTTGACCAGTTACCACAAACATACTTAGGCATTGGTCCGGTCGCACCAGAAGCCGTGAAATATTACGCTAATGAAGCTGATTTCTCAGTAAAAACGATTGCCGATGATTGTTATCAGATTACTGGATTAAGTGCGGTGAAACGCAAAAAGCTGCGTGCGAACTTGCCACTGACTTTGATACCAATTGCCGGTACAACGGACTGGAAGCAAGTGACCGAAAATTCAATAACATCTCCCATAAATGTTGCAATTTGA
- a CDS encoding DegV family protein produces MKIAVVTESSANLKAQAVKDYQITVVNDPIMFGNHVYHENVDITTDQFYRLLKVEKEIPTISQISMPEMQVVFDQLQAAGYDQILVIGLSSGISGWINNLKTYAPSVDGIDVRVFDSRTACAGTANMVKLAAAMALADYTLDEIIAQLTRLRAATTTVLIVNSMRHLVKNGRIYNNSSLAGTMVLRNKPIITFNGHGKIQLLGKERTLKNAQQAVQDEFSQFVMNSQLPVRLDVISANDAQIAEDWASELRYQFPAVRVKTGVIGPVLGVLTGDHALGMIWSLDWKPLLTTLNQEQKQ; encoded by the coding sequence ATGAAAATTGCGGTGGTGACCGAAAGTTCTGCTAATTTAAAAGCGCAGGCGGTGAAAGACTACCAAATTACGGTGGTGAACGACCCGATTATGTTCGGTAATCATGTTTACCACGAGAACGTAGATATCACGACGGATCAATTTTACCGATTACTAAAAGTTGAAAAAGAAATTCCAACGATTTCTCAAATTTCAATGCCAGAGATGCAAGTCGTTTTTGATCAGCTGCAAGCGGCGGGCTATGACCAAATTCTAGTTATTGGGTTGAGTAGTGGTATCAGTGGCTGGATCAATAATTTGAAGACCTATGCGCCGTCAGTTGACGGTATTGACGTGCGGGTGTTTGATTCACGAACTGCTTGCGCGGGGACGGCGAACATGGTGAAGCTGGCTGCGGCCATGGCATTGGCGGACTATACCTTAGATGAAATTATTGCGCAACTGACGCGCTTGCGGGCGGCTACGACGACGGTCTTAATCGTTAACTCGATGCGCCATCTAGTTAAAAATGGCCGGATTTATAACAATAGTAGTCTGGCCGGAACGATGGTGTTGCGCAATAAGCCGATTATTACGTTCAATGGGCATGGGAAGATTCAACTTTTAGGTAAGGAACGGACGCTTAAAAATGCACAACAGGCTGTTCAAGATGAATTTAGTCAGTTTGTGATGAACAGTCAATTACCAGTTCGGCTGGACGTCATCAGCGCTAATGACGCGCAGATTGCCGAAGATTGGGCGAGCGAACTACGTTATCAGTTTCCAGCAGTCCGGGTCAAGACTGGGGTTATCGGTCCAGTTTTAGGCGTCTTGACTGGAGACCATGCGCTCGGAATGATCTGGTCATTAGATTGGAAGCCATTGTTGACGACCCTCAATCAGGAGCAAAAACAATAG
- a CDS encoding ketopantoate reductase family protein has translation MKYGIIGAGAMGYRYGVMLQENAGVDVDFIDTWEPNVAKVREQGGVDVARDHQNHHVVPINIYYPEEYQGHPDVWIVFKKQMQLADELKRDASLFHEDQYVFAAMNGMGHFEKIAQYFPENHIIGGTAMIATVLNGPGAVDFMGPKGSEAMHMSKYAGPIDTTTKQVMADFKAADLNPIWSDNFMGMCISKVVFNAVTNSLCTMFEIQMGQFIEYPGVKDMATQMFNEAYDACERAGIKLIETRQEEIDSVETVSRAYKYHYPSMYQDFSKGRPTEVDYINGYIARIGREHDYVCRVHEFVTHEVHLAEMMRQYRHPEIPVAEK, from the coding sequence ATGAAATATGGCATTATTGGCGCAGGCGCAATGGGATATCGGTATGGTGTAATGTTACAAGAAAACGCCGGTGTTGACGTTGATTTTATCGACACGTGGGAACCAAACGTCGCAAAGGTCCGTGAGCAGGGCGGCGTTGATGTGGCGCGTGATCATCAAAATCACCATGTCGTTCCAATTAATATTTATTATCCTGAAGAATATCAGGGTCATCCAGATGTTTGGATTGTTTTTAAGAAGCAAATGCAGTTAGCCGATGAGCTCAAGCGCGATGCGTCGTTATTTCATGAGGACCAGTACGTTTTCGCCGCAATGAACGGGATGGGGCACTTTGAAAAGATTGCACAATATTTCCCGGAAAATCACATTATTGGTGGTACGGCGATGATTGCAACGGTCTTGAATGGTCCGGGTGCGGTTGATTTTATGGGGCCTAAGGGTAGTGAGGCGATGCATATGAGTAAGTATGCAGGTCCCATTGATACGACTACTAAGCAAGTGATGGCCGATTTTAAGGCGGCTGATTTAAATCCGATTTGGTCTGATAATTTTATGGGCATGTGCATTTCCAAAGTTGTGTTTAACGCGGTCACCAATAGTTTGTGCACGATGTTCGAGATTCAGATGGGCCAATTCATCGAATATCCGGGCGTCAAGGATATGGCGACTCAAATGTTCAACGAAGCCTATGATGCTTGCGAAAGGGCAGGCATCAAACTCATTGAGACGCGGCAAGAAGAAATCGACTCGGTTGAAACGGTCAGTCGAGCCTATAAGTACCATTATCCATCAATGTATCAAGACTTCTCAAAGGGACGGCCAACCGAAGTTGATTATATTAATGGCTATATTGCTAGGATTGGGCGGGAACATGACTACGTTTGTCGCGTGCATGAGTTTGTGACTCACGAAGTCCATTTAGCAGAAATGATGCGGCAATACCGGCACCCGGAAATCCCCGTTGCTGAAAAATAA
- the nagE gene encoding N-acetylglucosamine-specific PTS transporter subunit IIBC, which yields MKTYFQKIGQSLMLPIATLPAAAILVGIGNYLPKQWLFANYLIQGGNVVLNNLALLFAVGLAIGMSVNKDGAAAIAGLIAFEVPVMVLKPATLATMLNVKVSQINPAFSALDNNVLIGISAGLIAAALYNRFHEVKLPMALSFFSGKRLVPIMAAFVMLIVTAVLYLVWPFVYDAIVLFATGISKLGFVGAGLYGFFNRLLIPTGLHHALNSVFWYNVAGINDIGNFWASHGVKGITGMYEAGFFPIMMFGLPAGAYAIYRNARPERKKEVGSLMLAGAFASFFTGVTEPLEFSFMFVAWPLYLLHAVFMGLSLGFAALMHWTASFSFSGGLVDYLLSFRMPLANQPYMLLVQGLVMAVIYYFGFDFAIKRFNLKTPGREVVSADVDGVGAPASPAVAVAATDDKYMRQAKQIYAAIGGHDNISVINNCTTRLRLQLKDTEKVDQPAVMAAGVPGLNVLDVHNIHIVIGTEVQFVAEALQKLFSGQVATTPASDAESKAPLEPQTATVTEAPVTTILRAPATGQLMPISAVADETFAGKLLGDGYAVEPEDGEVVAPVSGTVTSVFPTKHAIGLKTTSGLEVLLHMGINTVEMNGTPFKLHVATGDEIAAGTAVATVDLAAIKSAGKATTMMVVITNMDHVNKLTLNPTGHVTSGDLIGAAE from the coding sequence ATGAAGACATATTTTCAGAAAATCGGTCAGTCATTGATGCTGCCGATTGCAACGTTGCCCGCAGCAGCGATTTTGGTTGGGATTGGTAATTACCTGCCAAAACAGTGGCTGTTTGCAAATTACTTGATTCAGGGTGGTAACGTTGTCCTGAATAACTTAGCCTTGCTGTTTGCAGTCGGCTTAGCTATCGGGATGTCAGTCAATAAGGACGGCGCGGCAGCTATTGCTGGTTTGATCGCGTTTGAAGTTCCGGTGATGGTGTTAAAACCAGCGACATTAGCGACGATGCTGAATGTTAAAGTGAGTCAGATCAATCCAGCATTTAGCGCGTTAGATAACAATGTGCTGATTGGGATCAGTGCTGGACTGATTGCGGCTGCGCTCTATAATCGGTTCCACGAAGTAAAATTACCAATGGCGCTCTCATTCTTTAGTGGTAAACGCCTAGTGCCAATTATGGCTGCTTTTGTGATGCTGATTGTGACGGCGGTATTGTACCTTGTTTGGCCGTTTGTCTACGATGCCATTGTCCTCTTTGCAACGGGGATTTCAAAATTAGGTTTCGTGGGGGCTGGTCTATATGGCTTTTTCAATCGTTTATTGATTCCAACTGGTTTGCACCACGCCTTAAATTCCGTATTCTGGTATAACGTTGCTGGTATCAATGATATTGGCAATTTCTGGGCCAGCCATGGTGTTAAAGGAATCACAGGGATGTATGAAGCTGGATTCTTCCCAATTATGATGTTTGGCTTGCCAGCTGGTGCGTATGCAATTTATCGTAATGCACGACCGGAACGAAAAAAAGAAGTGGGTTCATTGATGTTAGCGGGTGCGTTTGCGTCGTTCTTTACGGGGGTGACCGAACCGCTTGAATTTTCATTCATGTTCGTGGCATGGCCGCTCTACTTATTACATGCCGTTTTTATGGGACTATCATTAGGATTCGCCGCGTTAATGCACTGGACCGCCAGCTTTTCGTTTAGTGGCGGGTTAGTCGATTATTTATTGAGTTTTCGGATGCCGTTAGCCAACCAACCCTATATGTTACTGGTTCAAGGGCTGGTGATGGCCGTCATTTATTACTTTGGTTTTGACTTTGCAATCAAGCGGTTTAATTTGAAGACGCCTGGTCGTGAAGTTGTGTCTGCAGATGTCGATGGGGTGGGTGCACCTGCTAGTCCAGCGGTGGCCGTTGCAGCAACGGATGATAAATATATGCGCCAAGCAAAGCAAATTTATGCGGCTATTGGTGGTCATGACAATATTAGTGTGATCAACAATTGTACGACGCGGCTGCGGTTACAACTTAAGGATACGGAAAAAGTTGATCAGCCGGCCGTAATGGCTGCTGGCGTGCCTGGTTTGAACGTACTGGATGTTCATAACATCCACATTGTGATCGGTACGGAAGTCCAGTTCGTTGCGGAGGCTTTACAAAAATTATTTTCTGGTCAGGTGGCGACGACCCCGGCATCTGATGCTGAATCAAAGGCCCCGCTTGAACCGCAAACTGCTACTGTAACGGAAGCGCCGGTGACAACGATTTTGCGGGCACCGGCAACGGGACAATTAATGCCGATTAGTGCGGTTGCGGATGAGACGTTTGCTGGTAAACTCTTAGGTGATGGTTACGCTGTTGAACCCGAAGATGGTGAAGTCGTTGCTCCGGTTAGTGGGACAGTGACAAGTGTCTTTCCGACCAAACACGCTATCGGTTTGAAGACGACGAGTGGTTTAGAAGTCTTATTACACATGGGGATCAATACCGTGGAAATGAATGGTACGCCGTTCAAGTTACACGTGGCAACGGGTGATGAAATTGCGGCCGGTACTGCGGTAGCGACGGTTGACTTGGCTGCTATCAAGTCAGCCGGTAAAGCGACAACCATGATGGTCGTTATCACCAATATGGATCACGTTAACAAACTAACCCTTAATCCAACTGGTCATGTGACTAGCGGTGATTTGATTGGCGCAGCTGAATAA
- a CDS encoding VOC family protein: MVHAKSDEYDTFNNELFLKGFELVNIRDIDHLTLTVTDIARSLRFYHEVFDLPIVTFDGDRQAVLVGKQKINFQTTNQPHQPIAAKPTPGSADLCLIAKDNIDDIQHHLKSYFVDVIAGPVERTGAHGKLTSLYVRDPDNNLIEISNYH, from the coding sequence ATGGTTCATGCCAAATCTGATGAGTACGACACGTTTAATAATGAATTATTTTTGAAGGGATTTGAGCTTGTGAATATTCGCGATATCGATCATTTGACCCTAACCGTTACTGACATTGCACGGTCATTACGGTTTTACCATGAAGTATTTGACCTTCCCATTGTGACCTTCGATGGTGACCGTCAAGCTGTCTTAGTGGGTAAACAAAAAATTAACTTTCAGACCACTAACCAGCCACACCAACCCATTGCGGCTAAGCCGACACCCGGCAGTGCAGATCTTTGCTTGATTGCGAAGGATAATATTGATGATATTCAGCATCACTTAAAGAGTTATTTCGTGGATGTGATTGCCGGGCCGGTTGAAAGAACTGGTGCCCACGGAAAGTTGACGTCACTGTATGTTCGTGATCCTGATAACAACTTGATTGAAATTAGTAACTATCATTAA